Within Chitinivibrionales bacterium, the genomic segment TTCTCATAGTTTCTCCCTTTTTCTTTCTTGTCAACCTACATTCTGCAATCATCAATCGATCTTATGTGATCCACCGACGGTCGCTGGTCCCTTCCACCCCCTTCACCCTGAGCTCGAAGTCGTCGGGGTTGGTCGCGTTTTGCTTGGCCACCTGGAGCGTGATCAGGTCGTCGCGGTACAACTGCAGCAGCGACTGGTCGAACGACTGCGACCCGTACTGCGTGTACCCTTCGCAGATCGCGGGCAAAATAAGGTGAGCCTTTTCCGGGTTCAGGACGTATTCGGCGATCGCGGCATTGTTGATCATGATCTCGACGGCGGGAACGCGCCCGTTGTTCGCCTTGTTCGGCAGGAGCCGCAGCGAAACCACGGCCACGAGCACGTTGGACAGCACGAGCCGCACCTGCTGGTGCTGGTGCGGCGGGAAAAACGACAGCACGCGGGAGATCGTCTCCATGGTGTTCATGGTGTGGAGCGTGCTCATGACCATGTGGCCGGTGTCGGCCGCGCTCATGGCCGTTTCCATGGTGTCTTTGTCCCGGATCTCGCCGATGAGGATCACGTCCGGGTCCTGGCGGAAGCTCGCGCGCAGCGCGTTGGCGAACCGGAAGGTGTCGGGCCCTACCTCCCGCTGCGCGATGATGCTCTTTTTGTCTTTGTAAAGGTACTCGATGGGGTCTTCGATGGTCACGATGTTGACGGCGGTGCTTTCGTTGATGTGGTCGATCATGGAGGCCAGCAGCGTCGATTTGCCGCTGCCCGTGGTGCCGGTCACCAGGATGAGGCCGCGCTTTTTCATGGCGAGGTCGAGGATCACGTTGGGAAGGTTGAGCTCCGAAAACGCGGGAATGAGCGTCTTGATGGACCGGATGGCGAGCGACGGCGTTCCGCGCTGGCGCGAGGCGTTGATTCTGAAGCGGCCCACGCCCTTGAGGCCCATGGCGAAATCGAGCTCGTTGGTCTTGTCAAAGGTCTCCTTTTGGTCGGGCCGCATGATCTTGGCGCACACCTGCTCCATTTCCTGGAACGACACCGCCTCCATCTGCGCCCGAAACAACGCGCCGTTGATGCGGAACGTCGGCGGCGTGCCCACGCGGATGTGCAGGTCGGACGCCTTGTTTTCGAACATCGTCTTGAGCAGCTTGTTGATATCGATCATTTTGTTCCCGCCTCGATGAGGTGGCGCGGCGATTTCGTGAGTACCTCGCCCCCATGGTCCCGCACCACGACCATGTCCTCGATGCGCACGCCGCCGAACCGGCGGTGGTAGATGCCCGGCTCAATGGTGATGACGGTGCCGCTTTGTAAAATAGTTTTGTCATTGCCGCCGATGCGAGGCTTTTCATGTACGCGCAGGCCCAGGCCGTGCCCCGTCGCGTGGCCGAAAAGCGGGGCGTATCCCGCCCGCGCTATTTCCAGGCGCACGCATTTGTCAATGTCGCTTGCCCTGACGGCCGCGGCAACGGCATGCCTGCCTATTTCCTGGGCCCGCAGCACCACGGCGTACAATTTTTTCTGCAGCGCCGACGCCTTGCCCATCACGAAGGTGCGGGTCATGTCCGACGCAAACCCGCTCACGGTGCAGCCGAAGTCGCACAGCACCCAGTCCCCGCGCCGCAACCGGACGTTGGACGGCCGGCCGTGCGGGAGCGCGGCCCTGCGGCCGAACAGCACGATGGTGTCGAACGACGGCCGCTCGGAGCCGAGCCTGCGGCAGGCGTCTTCGCAGACCGCGGCAAGCTCAATCTCGGTGATACCGGGCCTGGCGGACCGGAGCACGGCGGCGAAGGCCTTGTCACCGATGGCGGCTGCTTTACGCATGCAAAGAATTTCTCCGGGCATTTTCGGTGTAAAAATATCCTGGAATTCCCTTGGAAGGTGCAAAAATTGCACGCCGGGGCACCGTGCCCTGAGCAAGCGGAACTGGTCAACGGTCATCACGTGGGACTGAAATCCGGCCGGTCCCTGGGCGCCGAACGCTCCCGCGAGCGATGAAAAATCATTTTCCTTGATTTCAAGGAATTTCCATTCGCGGCGCTTTCTGCAGAACGCCACCGCCGCTTCCCGGTACCGGAAATCGGAGCAGAGGAGGTTGTGGCGCCGCGTAACGATGCAATAGGCGTTTGAAGACCGGAACCCGGTGAGATATTCCACGTCAACGGTGTCGGAAATGAAAACGCTGGCGAATGAGCCTTTGTCAAGGAAATCTTTTATGCGGGAAAGTCGTTTGTTGGCCATAGCACGGGACACGAGGATACCGACAATGTCCTATTTGATTTTCTTTCTTTTCGCCTTGTACTTCCGCTTGATCCGCACGCCCGCAA encodes:
- a CDS encoding PilT/PilU family type 4a pilus ATPase, which produces MIDINKLLKTMFENKASDLHIRVGTPPTFRINGALFRAQMEAVSFQEMEQVCAKIMRPDQKETFDKTNELDFAMGLKGVGRFRINASRQRGTPSLAIRSIKTLIPAFSELNLPNVILDLAMKKRGLILVTGTTGSGKSTLLASMIDHINESTAVNIVTIEDPIEYLYKDKKSIIAQREVGPDTFRFANALRASFRQDPDVILIGEIRDKDTMETAMSAADTGHMVMSTLHTMNTMETISRVLSFFPPHQHQQVRLVLSNVLVAVVSLRLLPNKANNGRVPAVEIMINNAAIAEYVLNPEKAHLILPAICEGYTQYGSQSFDQSLLQLYRDDLITLQVAKQNATNPDDFELRVKGVEGTSDRRWIT
- a CDS encoding Xaa-Pro peptidase family protein, which encodes MANKRLSRIKDFLDKGSFASVFISDTVDVEYLTGFRSSNAYCIVTRRHNLLCSDFRYREAAVAFCRKRREWKFLEIKENDFSSLAGAFGAQGPAGFQSHVMTVDQFRLLRARCPGVQFLHLPREFQDIFTPKMPGEILCMRKAAAIGDKAFAAVLRSARPGITEIELAAVCEDACRRLGSERPSFDTIVLFGRRAALPHGRPSNVRLRRGDWVLCDFGCTVSGFASDMTRTFVMGKASALQKKLYAVVLRAQEIGRHAVAAAVRASDIDKCVRLEIARAGYAPLFGHATGHGLGLRVHEKPRIGGNDKTILQSGTVITIEPGIYHRRFGGVRIEDMVVVRDHGGEVLTKSPRHLIEAGTK